The Salicibibacter halophilus DNA window CGAGAATGAGGAAGGGAAAAAATGGATTTTACGAATCCCTCGCAGAACAGATTCCATGAGAAACGCAGAGCAAGAAAAGCATGTATTAGACGTCGTTAATCATTATACAACCATTCAAGCGCCTGACTGGAAGGTTTTCACGAACGAATTGATCGCGTATGAGCAACTTGCCGGTGTCCTTGCCGCTACCATTGATCCTGAGATCCAGAATTATGTTTGGAGCTTTGACGTTGAAAAGGTCCCTGACGTTTACCATCAATCGTTAGGGCGCCTATTGGCAGATCTTCACAAAACACCGACAAGTATTGTGACAGAATCTGGCATTGCAATAGATCCAAACGGTTCTGAGGCGAGAGAAGCAATGAATTCGAGAATGAAAAAAATAAAAGACACCTTTGGTGTTCATCAAGATCTTTGGGAGCGTTGGCAAGAATGGGTTTCTAATGATGCATTTTGGCCGGAACACACTGGATTAAGCCATGGGGATGTTCATCCCGGGCATCTTTTAATTAATCAAAACGATAAAATTACAGGTATGATCGATTGGACAGAAGCAGCTGTAACCGATGTTTCAAGAGATTTTGTGTCGCACTATTTAATTTTTGGGGAAGCCGGTTTAGAAAAGGTAATCGATGCGTACGAAAATGCCGGTGGTCAAACATGGGCGCATATGAAAGCACACATTATCGAATTAGAAACAACAAGCGCCATAAGTGTTGCTGAGTTTGCGCAATCCTCCGGGATAAAAGAGATGGAAGACATGGCGAAGCAAATGCTTGGCGTTACGGAATAACATGGGTTCGATAAACAAAGGGATTTGGGAACGCTTTCTGGATCTTTTTCGTTAAGTTGTGGAACGTTTCGGATCCAGAAAGCTCTAATGGAGAGGAAGGATAACGATGGGAAAAAAACAGAAAACCACTTGGGCAGAAGCCAAAAAACGATGTCGACTGAATCAGGCTGACATACAAATGGCGAAAGAATTGGGCATGACACCAAAAAGTTTATTGAAAAACATTCCTTCGCCTTCACAACAGTGGAAAGCACCGGTAAAGGTATGGGTCCGTGAATTATATGAGGAAAAGTTCGGGGCAACTCACGATTGAAAACTCTAATGACCCGAAGGATCGTCAAAAGAAGGGATATCAGTCTATTGGCAGGACTCTATAGTGATATTTTCCGGCTTTTCCATTATTCCTCCCCTCGGAGTGAGTGTTCGGTTCTTTTTTGTTCCACGTAAAAATAAAAGTAAACATTGCATGGGACAAAACTGGAATTGTATCCTTGACTTTGAGTGGAAAAAATCAAGCATTGTATAGATATCCGACTTGTGAATAACGTACAGATAGAAGAGGATAGAAGAAGGAGGGGTGGGTTATGCCGGATGAGGTGTGGTTTGCCTTTGCCTTAACCCTATTTGCCGGACTTTCAACCGGAGTGGGGAGTTTAATTGCATTTTTCACATCGACCACCAATACCCGCTTCCTTTCATGGGCGATGGGGTTTTCTGCAGGCGTCATGATTTATGTATCTTTCGCGGAGATTTTTCCGGAATCGTTGGAAATTCTTGTGGATGCTACGGGGGAAGTGGCAGGCAATTGGTTGACCGTCATCGGGTTTTTCGGCGGGATGATATTAATTGCTTTGATCGATAAAATTGTGCCTGACATAGGCAATCCACATGAAGTGAAAAAAGTGGAAGATATGGAGGAATCGCCGCAAAAGGCGAGAGCTAAACATCCGGAACTATTGAAAATGGGGACGTTTACCGCGCTCGCGATTGCGATTCACAATTTCCCGGAAGGGATTGCCACCTTTACTGCCGCGGTTCAGGATCCTACACTCGGTGTAGCCATTGCAGTAGCGGTAGCCATTCACAATATTCCGGAAGGTATCGCGGTGTCTGTGCCGATTTACTATGCAACAGGGAGCAGAATAAAAGCACTCACATATTCTTTTTTATCAGGACTGGCGGAGCCCCTTGGCGCCGTTGTCGCGTTTTTAATTTTAATGCCATTTTTAAATGATATCCTTTTTGGCATCGTGTTTGCATCTGTTGCCGGTATCATGGTCTTCATTTCTCTTGACAGTTTGATCCCTGCTGCCAAAGCTTACAACAGGGAACATTCCTCCATCTATGGATTTGTGTTGGGAATGGCAGTGATGGCGGTGAGTTTATTGCTTCTCATGTGATTTTCTTTGGGAGACGTCTGTCCTTGAGGTTAGACGTTTTTCTTTTTACACAAAACCAATAAATTTATGAAAAGGCTTACTTATACGTTGAAATAAAGACACCGTTGTAATATGCTAGAATTGCAGAATTCAGAAATTTTTCCCGAAAACTGACTGAGCGCTCAGTATGGAGCCGTTGCATTGATTCTTTTAATCCATAACAAAGAGGGAGCGGACGAAATGAAAGAAGCTGTAATTGTGGAGGCTGTAAGAACCCCGGTCGGAAAACGGAAGGGCGGATTGAGTGGCGTGCGGGCGGATGAAATTGCCGCAGAACCGTTAAAAGAAATCGTGAGACGCACTGGCATTGCGCCGAATAACTTTGAAGATGTCATTTACGGATGTGTGTCTCAAGTCGGGGAGCAAGCATTTGACGTCGCGCGAATGGCCGCTTTAATGGCCGATTATCCGATTCAAGTACCGGGAACGACCATTGACCGCCAATGTGGATCAAGCCAACAAGCGCTGCATTTTGCTTCTCAGGCCATTTTAAGCGGCGATATGGATGCAGTTGTGGCGGGTGGAATCGAGAACATGTCACGGGTGCCGATGGGTTCCAATATGAAAGGAAGCCCATTCAGCGAGCAATTGACTTCCCGCTATGAAATGATTAACCAGGGCTTATCCGCCGATCGAATTGCGGACAAATGGGAATTTAGCCGTGAGCAATTGGATGAATTTTCTCTAGAAAGCCACGAAAAAGCAGTGGCAGCACAGAAAGAAGGAAGGTTTGAGCGGGAGATTATGCCCCTCGATGTTACGCTCCCGGACGGGACAGCAACGACAATAAATGAAGACGAGGGACCGCGGGCGGATACTAGCATTGAAAAACTTGGCAGTTTGACGCCTGCATTTAAAGAAGACGGAAAAATAACCCCCGGGAACGCGAGCCAAATTAGCGACGGGGCGTCGGCTGTGTTGCTCATGTCTCGTGAAAAAGCAGAAGCGCTTGGATTGAAGCCGCGCTTTCGCGTCGTGGCGCGATCCGTTGTCGGCGATGACCCTACCTTGATGTTGACGGCTCCGATTCCGGCGACGGCGAAAGTGTTGAAAAAAGCA harbors:
- the zupT gene encoding zinc transporter ZupT — translated: MPDEVWFAFALTLFAGLSTGVGSLIAFFTSTTNTRFLSWAMGFSAGVMIYVSFAEIFPESLEILVDATGEVAGNWLTVIGFFGGMILIALIDKIVPDIGNPHEVKKVEDMEESPQKARAKHPELLKMGTFTALAIAIHNFPEGIATFTAAVQDPTLGVAIAVAVAIHNIPEGIAVSVPIYYATGSRIKALTYSFLSGLAEPLGAVVAFLILMPFLNDILFGIVFASVAGIMVFISLDSLIPAAKAYNREHSSIYGFVLGMAVMAVSLLLLM
- a CDS encoding macrolide 2'-phosphotransferase; this encodes MNRHEVKELAGRHGLNITEDTITLNESGLDFTVAHGENEEGKKWILRIPRRTDSMRNAEQEKHVLDVVNHYTTIQAPDWKVFTNELIAYEQLAGVLAATIDPEIQNYVWSFDVEKVPDVYHQSLGRLLADLHKTPTSIVTESGIAIDPNGSEAREAMNSRMKKIKDTFGVHQDLWERWQEWVSNDAFWPEHTGLSHGDVHPGHLLINQNDKITGMIDWTEAAVTDVSRDFVSHYLIFGEAGLEKVIDAYENAGGQTWAHMKAHIIELETTSAISVAEFAQSSGIKEMEDMAKQMLGVTE
- a CDS encoding thiolase family protein produces the protein MKEAVIVEAVRTPVGKRKGGLSGVRADEIAAEPLKEIVRRTGIAPNNFEDVIYGCVSQVGEQAFDVARMAALMADYPIQVPGTTIDRQCGSSQQALHFASQAILSGDMDAVVAGGIENMSRVPMGSNMKGSPFSEQLTSRYEMINQGLSADRIADKWEFSREQLDEFSLESHEKAVAAQKEGRFEREIMPLDVTLPDGTATTINEDEGPRADTSIEKLGSLTPAFKEDGKITPGNASQISDGASAVLLMSREKAEALGLKPRFRVVARSVVGDDPTLMLTAPIPATAKVLKKAGLKLEDIDLFEVNEAFASVPLAWLRDTGADPKKLNVNGGAIALGHPLGASGTRLMCTMLHEMERSGLRYGLQTMCEGHGMANATIIERLD